The nucleotide window ACTTTGGTCGACAAATTAACACCAGCAATCACAGACTCACAAATCGTCGTCGCCACCattaaacacaaaaattttgCAGTTGCAACGGTGCCAAGTATAACACCGACGGCATgtcaaatcaaaataaatattCCAGAACTCGAGGtgggaaaaattttaaaatggcGCGTGTCCtaaaccaaacaacgtacaACTCGCTGTTAGATTCCCTGTATAAGTTACCATTCCGAAATAGAATTCAAAGCCTACAAAAGCTTTTCCCAGAGTGAGTAGTTTATAAAATTTAATTGACGGAAGATAGATGGTGACCGTAATTTCTATTCAATGCAGACTCTCTGTCGATACCTTGAAATGCGTTGTTGCACAGGAATGCCAGAAACGAATGAAAGGTTCGCATGGAAGATTAACAACTTCGGAAACAGTGGAGGTCATGTACAAAAAGTATGGGATTACTCGTAATCTTTTGTTTATAGATTTTAAATAACATAGGAAATGTTCCAATTAGATTTACAAACTCTATTTTGATGAATGAAGAACCAGGGATTTTGCTTCGATTGTCGGATGAAGTTGGGCTAACTCCAGCTCTTCTAGCTCGATCCATAATAGAAAGACATTATCAAAGAGATGATAAGTCAAGTAAGCCTTATTAAAATATTGAATGCGGTTACTTCACCTTAATgctattttttattatcttaGAGCCTGCAAAACTCTTGGTTTCAACTCTAATGAAAAACACTGCATTGATAGACGACAGAGATTTAGCATTTGAAACTTATCTGGTAAATTGTCATTTCACGTGTGAGTTacaatttaataattttttcttttttatcattttgttcttctttccaGTGTTTGCTTGAAGATGAGGAGTATGGTCCAATAGCAGAAGCTACCAAGCAGTAAGTGacattacatttttttctcaattttctGTCAAGATAATTCTTCCCTCAGTTGCTTTTATAACttccctttgttttttctaaCCTTTTGCTGAGTGCAGATCTAAAGGTTATGAATATGAAATGTTATCTCCGAATGGAACTGGAAAATTGTAAGGTTTCCTTTCTTCATGAAGATCATCTTAGGATGAAAGGGTATGACAAAACACCAGATATAAAGTTGGAAATTCCTGTTGGTATGTAAAACAATTACATAAAACATATTATATTATGATAAATATAATTTTGTTCCCCTACTGAATAGCTATTGATGGGCAAGTGATAAACTGGATCGAAAGCAAAGCTCTTTTCGGCGATGAGGAAGTTCATCGTGGTTATCTGAAAGATCAACTATATAGCTACTGGAACAGGTATCTTTTATGCTAATATTAATTGAAAGCCATTGAATTAGCTTTAATTCGGCGCTAGATTTGGACCTGGGCTTGTAATCTATTGGTTCGGATATGTGGaagacttagaaaaaattcacCAAAATCGAATTATTCTTATAAGAGAT belongs to Daphnia magna isolate NIES linkage group LG1, ASM2063170v1.1, whole genome shotgun sequence and includes:
- the LOC116930832 gene encoding LOW QUALITY PROTEIN: CDAN1-interacting nuclease 1 (The sequence of the model RefSeq protein was modified relative to this genomic sequence to represent the inferred CDS: deleted 1 base in 1 codon) yields the protein MSNQNKYSRTRDSLYKLPFRNRIQSLQKLFPELSVDTLKCVVAQECQKRMKGSHGRLTTSETVEVMYKKFTNSILMNEEPGILLRLSDEVGLTPALLARSIIERHYQRDDKSKPAKLLVSTLMKNTALIDDRDLAFETYLCLLEDEEYGPIAEATKQSKGYEYEMYLRMELENCKVSFLHEDHLRMKGYDKTPDIKLEIPVAIDGQVINWIESKALFGDEEVHRGYLKDQLYSYWNRFGPGLVIYWFGYVEDLEKIHQNRIILIRDTLPTNMVLMDQHL